A segment of the Corylus avellana chromosome ca2, CavTom2PMs-1.0 genome:
AGCACAATTACGATTTCTTGGGATCTCAATGATCGTTTAAAGtaccaatcattttttttaatgatgaaaAACTCCTCAAAGGTAGAATCATTTTGTATATCGACCCATATTGGATAAACCTTAAATCCGTTCACAACGTCCATTCATATGAATCAGGTAACATTCCAACTTtgatacccaaaaaaaaaaaaaaaaaatagaagagaacaTTTCAACATCAGCCACAGCTGGCCCCATGAAATTGTTTATACCCAAGAAGAAGGCACATCCAAGTAAATGATGAATACAAACTTGGGACAGAGCATTACTACTTTTATGAGTGACCGGAGAGCTTATGTTTGCTATAGggtaaaaaaaatgctacatgaGCTTTTAAGTGTTTACTAGCTaatatgacagtaaaaatcaccGTTGTTGTGAAATACGCAGAAAACCAACATAGGGTAAAGACTTTACTGAGCTTACATGAACTTTTGCCATCCATTCATCGGACCCACAAAAAATGAAGgcataaaaagagagaatttggagGACTGCATAAGGGAGGGGAAGAAATTCAGAGACCCAAATGAAAAGACATAAAAAGCATATAACACGGCAGGGTGCAATTTTTAGATTCCCTCACACAAAATCTTCACATACAGCTTCAAAATTTTGGTGCGTTCTTGTAAATCTTACATCAAAGAACaggaaataataaaatgtgaGATGGCGAAGaaagtagaaagaaaatgaCATCTCAACTTATGCAAAGGGAAAAGTCACCTAGTAATATTCCTACTTCACCACTGGGGTATCCTAAAAATTACATCACACTGACATATCAAAAGCTGGAGGAAAAAGCACAAACAAATACAAAAGAGTTTCGTTTTTCATAGATGAAGTCCAAAATATTAGCAAGTAAGCTATCTGGGCAGCAAATTGTTGATGCACCCTTATAGTTTTGGATGGATGGGCAATAGTAATGAGAATCTCAATAATTGGAGGAGTTATAATGAAACTTTCAAGCTTTTTAGGGCAGTGGTAAGCAGAGAAAGCTTGTCAGGTGCTCTCTGCTTGTAGTCTCTCTCCAAGGCTGTTGCTGCCAGAGATTGTAGCTCTGGGCTTTCCTTGTCGTCCTTGTTCCGCCCTTTAGTAAGCTGTCCTATGGCAGCAGAACACTGGATGGTGGGAGGAAAAAGTTCATCCAGTCAGAAACTAGTTACAGCAAAACAAGGACAAATGGGAGACAAGAAAGTGCACCAGGATTGACAACTAATGacattaactaaaaaaaaaaaatcacaacaatcCACCAAGAAAAATATCTCAGATAGAAACTAAATGACAATTTACATGTCTGTGTGTGCGTAGATGAATGTATGTATTtgaaaagtgagagagagagagagagagctcaccAAGCAGATACCAAAAAGCGCTCTGGTATTTTTGCCTCCAGTCAACTCTATGGTGGAGGCATAGTATTTTTTTGCAGTCTGAACGTTTTCTAGGCCACCAAGTGTATAAAGCACCTGTTGTTTacagaagcaaaagaaaaggtGTTTGTTCAGTGATTATTGTTAAAAACAACGCAGTCATATTCATTAACATTACTTTCAACCTACAATAACTTAAGAGACAAAGAACTCAAGAGTCGAGAGTTAAATCACTCaagagacaagagttacaaatgataaattaactttattgttgttaatgtaAAAGTTGAAAAGACTTGTAACCTTTATactctttctctataaatagaagatTGTACACAATCAAAGATATCAAGAAAAGATGTAGCCAAGAAAAGACTTTGATGTGTGGAGGTAGGCTAtaggccgaaccaccttaattttcTAAGTCTTTATTCCTTGTTCTCATTTCTCTCTTAAATTATAAGTTCTAATAAAAGTATCCAACCCAAAGCTTAGACACTCAACCTTaaagcttaaaattttaggtGGAGAGACCTATCCAATATACAAAGCAACAACTAAGACAATACCCAGCCAGTGTTAAATTCATCTTTTTCACAAAAGAAGATAACTATGACCAGGACACAATCATTTTGCATTAGCATATCTagaatgaaaataatgagaGAACAACAGAAGTTGGAGACGGACAGAAATGGAGGATGATGGTAGTTCTCTGATATTGAGTGCTGATagaaacatttttcaaaaatattctcTTAGTCCAGAGGAGAATGCTATAGGCAGGAGAGGGTGCGAGTAGAAAGCAAGAAAGGTCCTGTTAGCTTCAGGCCTTTATTTAATGCAAGCATGGTGAGTAGCATCAGTTTGATAGAAAAACAAGTTGatttttcccccctttttaAATCTGACAAAGATGAAGGCTAACTTATTAAGTATCAGAgaacattaaattttttgagttttggaatTGGAGACTTAGGGAGGCAATATTTGAACATTGGTCAGCCTAGTCCAACAGACCCTGTCCAACCCAAGAACATCCAAATTCAGACAGAATGTGACGGATATATGGACAGTTGCATTTATACCGCACTAAAATACTGTTCATCTAACTGTacctttcatttccttttttgttgttgggtacgttaatttatttgttactcACAATATTAATAGATCCACCAAAGAACATTTCATGGAAGTGGCTAGTTCAtgaaacttttttaataatatcaaGATGCAAATCATCACATGCCCATTTGACTCAAATTTGGGACTTTGGAAGCAAGAAAGGCGATCTAGAAAGAAGATTATATTAGCAAGCAGTTCAGGGGCTGGcatcaaaactttttttctgTCAGGTGGTGTACAGGGAGGTTTTCAGTTAAATCAATGAATTAGACGATTTACAACCTGGGAAGGTATTAGAAAATTTCAACTGATAGGGCACAATTCCATACAGAATCTGGAAGCTAGTAATGATATCCAAAGTTGTCTTCGGGTCTGGTTCCTGGCCTTTGACTAGTGGGAAGCAGGCAAGTGCAATAGGAACATGACTAAGGAAGAAGCTGAGCCAAATAAATAAAGCATGTCGTTCTGTATCATTTAATGGCCTGTAAAAAGTGGATTCATATATTCTCTACACTGGTGGATTTGGGATCTTGATATATTGCATCATCAATTCCCTATTAAATGTGTTCTCTGTTTGGTGGCCATTAAACTATATGCTGTAGCtcagatttttttatttccagaataacttttttattgggttaaattcactttaccccctgaagtttcgtaagtttttcaattcgaaccccaatgtttaaaaattggcaatgtactccctaatgtttcaaaaaaatttaattcagaccttccgttactaatttccgtctaatttgacggaaatttttttttaaaaaaaaaaaagtattgagggtaattacgtaatttcatagatttctgtccaatttgacaaaaattagtaacggaaggtctaaattgaaattttttaaaacattagggggttacattgccaatttttaaacattggggttcgaattgaaaaactcctgaaacttcaggggataaagtgaatttaacccttttttattcttaaaaactAGAGGATGCCAGAATGGTTAATGAAGTCGCACCCTACTTTCCATAGTTCTCTATAAAACATTAGCTGTTTTTATATCCCATGAAAATCAAGGGGCAAAAAGGGAATAGAACAGTGAACAAGTGTAAGTACTGACTCgttgaaaaaaagaattggaaagaaagaaaaaagccgCTTACATCAGCATAGGCTAAGTGGTACTGGGGAACCATTGGTTGAGACAGTATTAACTCCTCATAGCAAAATGCCGCTTGCTTGTACCTAAGATAAAAACAGAGATATAGATTATGAAACACCAAAAGAAGGCAATTTGGTAGCCACAAATTTCCTTACATTTGCAAGGAGGAATATATTTCAGCCAGTTCTCTCCAGGCATCATGATCAGCCATAAATCTGTTAAATGCAGGAAAGACAACATCAGCAGGATCTTTTTGCAGACATTATGAGAACTTCTTTCATAGGACATATAGTGAGaactttgagagagagagagagagagagagagaggcttttcAGATCCATCTCACATTTCAAGATATTTGTTGAGCCATTCAATGGCCCCAGACATATTTCCTTGCGCTTTCGCCATCGCTACCCTCCTCTTATGTATTACctgtataaaaaaattaaagcatgtgaAGACTTCAATAGTTAATCATGTTTTCTTTACTGTTATTGTGGTCCATTCTTTTGATTTCTTTCAATAAGTAATAATACACGGTCCATTCTTACGAAAACAAATGTTTTGTTTCATAAATAATCAGTTACACAAATTACTTGATCTAATGGATTATCTTCCAAGAGGCTTGAGTAAGCTTTTTCTGCCTCTTCCCAGGATCCCTTTGCTTCAAACAACAATGCCTCCAGCCTGCCTGTGATTTATACCAAGATTGATACCACACCGTCAAATATACTGTACAAGATTTGAGCTAGCACGACAACAGATGAAAGAATAtctccaaaaaataattttttaaaaaatgacattgaATATCAACAACTAGTGAAATTAATATCTACTCCAAGCTACCCAAACTTCTGACAGCAACATAGGAGCCGGACTAGTTTGAGGCAAACATAAATCAATTCTGTACACATTCACAATATTTAAAGCAGTCATTGCCAAACCCAGCACAGATGTTAATCTTGAGCAACTCATACGCATTGCTATCGAAGGTTTCTTCTACTAAAACTAGCCTGTCCAAACTAGATATAACATAAAACCCctgtttttttaatagaagtTAGCATGCTGGGATAAAGCAGCACCATCTTGTGGAGAACATCAGTCACAAGGACAAGAGGATAGTTTTGTAGAGTTCTAAAACGAACTCTTTACACTTCTAATATTTTGTAGCTTCATATCTAGAAACGTCAGAACTTCATCAActcttcaaaaattttctttttatgcaaATGGGTTCTAGCTCAAATAGCATTTCTTCTCCTCTTAAGATAGAATTGAAGGGGAATAGGTTCAAGACCCACTACCACTAGATCCGTGCAactaaccaaataaaaaaataataataataaaaaaattaaaaattaaaaaattatgccttcTTTTGAGGTGGGTTGAGGGACCCGCTGCAAaggaatgagagagagagagagagagagagagagagagtaaagaGAGACTATTATAAATTCAAGAAGGCTTTATCTTGTGATTGAGTTAACACATGTTTGATTAGGTTCCAAGGCATGGAATTCCCATGTGAATTTGTCACTTCAAATTGTTTAATTCGCTTAAGACTTTCATACCATATATTACTGGGAAGAATGCTTATAACGATGATATATACCCTCCCACAACATTCCACTCAGAGGAGTAAAGTACCAGATGGTAAAAGAGTgaatatttgtaaaattttatttcataaattaCAACATTTTTGTTgcaattatataattaatagttTGTATACAATCACAAAGAAGTGAGTTCAAGTTTGTGCCTGACATAAGTATTTCAcacagtttatattttattataattttatgatTAGCATATGCCATAATATAAGAACAAGAAATAAAGCTTTAAGCATCAAGCATTTACATAAATTTCAAATCACTGACAAGCCattcttatttctttcatttcatcAAAGTGCTGATGGAATATATAAACATAGAGATATGATCGAGTGAGCGAGCCTATGCATGCCTCTATCAAAATATGACTTATATTAGGAGCCCACTAGTTTCAGAAAGGTAGTAAACTCATTTCAACATCGTGAAAGAAGATTCCTTTTGCATGTGAGAGCTGGATACCTAGTTACTAAGGATGAGCCATGAAGATACATCATAAGCCACTGAACAACAACACACATAAGCTTAAATATCACAACCTTTTCCAATACAAGTTCAGGCATGAAGACAGATTTGGTTTGCCACAGATTATTTCAACTTACCAACCCTTTTACTCTCTGGAAATTTCTTATGTAGAACCTTTATGCAGTCCTGTAATAGATTCACAAGTAAAATATAATCAACTTCAAGACCAGAATTCAAGCCAGCAATCCCTTCAGCAAATTCACATTGGCAAATGAGTTGATCCATGGTTCAAGCAATGATTAAAAAATGCATGAGtgtaaaacctaaactaaaaatagACCAGAAGAAAATTATACCGATGCAAAAACTCATCTTGTCCAAACAaggtttaacattcaaaaatagTATGATTTAATTCAATGAGTAGTTCACAGTTGCAAGTTGCAAGATTATATCCAAAACATAATAAAACATTACGCTGCAATGATTACCGTGTTATGGTAAATTAAAAGGGAGTAATGAGTTAGCATATCAAACCACAAAAAAATGTCTCTAGTTATGCCTGATCAGCATGTGCTCCCCCCTTCACCAAAAAAACCTTCTAATTGTGTAGATGCGTATACAAAGTGGAAAAAGTCACTTGGGTGGGACTCCAATaggaatgaaaaataataataataattacacgTCGGAACCCATAAAAGAGACACCAAAAAGTCCATCATAGCACTGAGCAGCTATGGTCTGTGTACAATATGCTTTAAACAACTAACATGAAGGCAAAGATTACGCTAATTAAAACATTAAGGGGCTATCTCAACTAAAAGACAAGGTCACCTGTATGAAATGGATATAATGCCTCCTCCAAGAAAAGGAGGAAATATAACACACAAGGACCCCAGAGGCTATGTAAGAACTATGGGCCAAGGTTTTGTCAAACTAACAGTGAGAAGCAGTCAAATCAGTGATGCAAGCATAAAATAGCATCACTTTGCATTTTATGCATGCAAAGGCACTATATGAAAAGAGTATATTACACATATATGGAATTCTCAATCTAGAGCATAAGATGATTTAATTCAAAAATCAGCTGAAAACTTTATGGGGAGGCTTAAACACAATCTgagaaaggaaaattaaataagaaaacatTGTACCTTTGCAACATCAAGACATTGGCAGTCCATGGCTGCAACTGCTACTTGGTCATACAGAGTCCATTCTACATCAGAAGATACATACTGGTTAGTCAGAAGTCCAGTCCACTAAAAGGAGGGTCATAGATTAAAGGAGCTAACAATTATATAGCCAGGAGAGTCAAGAGCCAAAGTATGAACTGCAATTAAAAGAGTCTACAACTAGAAAACGCAATTTGACAAATTACTGCAAATGAAAATGCCCCTCATTGGCTATGAAATTTAGTAACAACTATTTGACATCATAGACAAGAAATCCAGGTGGTGCCAAAAATAATTGGATCACCATAGAAGCATTATGGCCTATGTATGTTTTATGATTTCAACCTTTTATTTGCTTATACACGTCAAAACGCAACTTTATATTCACACAAACTACTAACACATGGTAACATTATGAAAGAGAAATTTACACACAACACAAATAGGCAAATGCCTTGGGCCCCAATAGTTCAGTTTTGCATTTTACGAGAGATGATGCATAATGAGAGATTGGTACGTAACTTTCAAGGAAAAAACCTCAGGCAATAATATCTCACATTTTATTAGAGATGATGCAGAGTGATCAGAATAGACTTTTAGGaagaattagaaagaaaaaattaaaaaaaaaaaaagaaaaaaagaaaaaaagaaaagaaaagagttttaaGAAGTAAAGAAGACATCCATTATCCTAGAAAAAAATGATCCGCACATTGCTGACTAGTGGGTTGCTCAAAGTGAATATGATTACTTCTGAGAACTCGACTAGAATATCAAACCATCTGTTCTGCATACTACGAATCTATCCCCTTGTGTCTTTTAGCATGGTAGAggtatcttcttttttttgagaTCTAAGGCAGTGCTTGTTGCTGATGACTAAATTAAGTTTAAAGAGTACAATATTATAATTGAATGCAAATTATACTTGGATTAGGCATATGACAAGATTAGTTAAAATTTTCATCACATCGTCTCAGAGAAAGTGGGAGGGTCGCACCCTGTTTAGATCCTTaatgaacatttaaaaaatgacagGTGCATATTTGTAGCTTCACACCCAACCCATTGGAATGTGTTGTATTCTTTAGTCCTATCACAGTCAACCAACTGGCATGAGTTCCAGAGTGTTGCCAATGAATATGGTTAATTCTAATTATACACCCTATACTGTCACATATCCATAATTGGCAGAATTGTATTTGCTCACTGGGTTTGCACTGAACAGGATTACGCACAGCATAAGTTTTCCTCCGGTAAGCTATTTAAGAAAGAGTGGCAGCTTCGTAAAAAACGCTGTGGCTTCTGTCAGTGGCCACCTATTGGTAATCTAAGTATATACATCATTGCTTTGAAGTCTATGTTGTTACAATACACCtcccaaattaattaaaatgctCCACAGAAACCTACACAATTCCTTGAAACCTAGccagttagagagagagagagagagagagaaactcaGGTGAAACCCATAACAAAGACATCACGTTAATGACAGATTCATATCAATaaacaattttcacaaaaaaaaaaagaaaaaactccgCATAATAAACAGAATCCAAGTGATTAACACAAAACTAAACACCCAATTACGGAATCAAAACAATTTCACTTTCCCACCCAATTCTAGTCCATGCCCAATTAAAATCAAATTCCCAATCATCAAACCCGCACAAACCCATTTCCACTGACCAACAAAGAAGCTCGAACTCACCATCCGGGCCGAGGCTGGATCGCTTTTTGGGGTCGTTGAGAATCGATAACCCGTGCTTCAGAACCTTCTCAGAGCGCCGGACCTTGAGCTTCCTGACCAGGCAGAGGTACTCCCAAGCCCCTCCTCCTCCATTGTCCACCTGGCTCTCCAGATTGCTCAACTGGGTCTCCTCTGTCTTGCTCACCATCGCCACCAATTCACAGGTACAGCCGCAGAGAAGAACCAATTTCTCAAACACGGAAAGCAAAGCTCTTTTCTGTCTCTCTTTGTGTTTTGTTCGTGAGCTCTCTGCTTTGGGCTTTGGATTTGTTATATGGGATTTGACTAGGGGGGCGTGTTGGTTTTGGGGGTCCAGGAAACACTCACAAGTCACAAGTACagccctttcaaaaaaaaaaaaaaaaaaaaagtcacaagtACAGCCTTTTCCATTTGGCCATTTTGGTGGTGGGCCCCAATGTGGGAAGATTAAGCCAACTGGCCAGGTGATCCTTGATGAGATGATTCTGGccgttggattttttttgttcgttAAGACTGTGTTTGATTCAGGCAGTTCTTGAAGACCGTTGGATTAGTGTGAGCTCTCGAAGCCTGTTGGTCCGTTGGATTTGTGTCCCTTAATTCGATTGACTTCCCTGCGTACACCACTAATAGCaacttcttttaaatttttcttaaaatcaaattactttttcttccttatttaAATGAATTTAACAATAACTTTCCtccttattatttttatatattatttaaatactcTTGCAAATAAATGCTAGAcgaaaaaagagaataaagatgaatttttttatattaaaataatgttaaggaattaacttttattaaataacatcATTACATTGAGCGACACCACAAGAGTTTTCCAACTGGTAGTAAAGAAACTCAATAAAAGTAATGCTTGCACTTTGTCATCTAGCATAAGTTTTATGGTAAATAACTCAttcaaaaatttatgaaaattacTTAAATATTTCGTAACGCTTTATCAATCTTTATACTTCAAATTTACAATCATTTTTATCATGAAGACTTCAGCCAAATATTGTAAGAATCAACTTATTTGGTTACACGATGGAGGACACTTTGATTAACGTACTACCTAATGTGTTTGAACACTTTCTTACCCGGTTTCTTCCATTCATCGTCAGTTTTAATACTTGGACTGACACCATTAAACTCAATAGGCTCGTACAAAtaattacaatacaaaatatttttcaccaTAGTCTTCTATATTGAATAATTTGAAGTAGTGAGTTGAATCATACTACTAGATGACTCATTCACTTAATTCACATACGCATTTCACACTAACAATTAACCAAATATTTGATACCACTTTTTGTTAAGGTGAACACCAATCACAAACGCTATTCATACCaataatctcttttttttttggatctcaAGTCCTTCATAGTAAATGACTTACTAAACTCAACTCCATCTTCAATCTATCAATTATGCTAGTGTTATGACTAATTTGtaataattcaatatataattaaatgctaattgacaataaaattagcagcggaatgaataattatataaatacttttagccatgctttgctcaagccaattgaatAACAGCTTCACATAAACAAATCtagaaaacaacaaatattgagaggttcttctgacctatgcctacctgcagtgagtgtcaattgatggaatacacaggccttatttataggtaggtcaggggaccctcaattagagctgttaccttaattattcctcccatcaaggaataaaa
Coding sequences within it:
- the LOC132172260 gene encoding uncharacterized protein LOC132172260 encodes the protein MVSKTEETQLSNLESQVDNGGGGAWEYLCLVRKLKVRRSEKVLKHGLSILNDPKKRSSLGPDEWTLYDQVAVAAMDCQCLDVAKDCIKVLHKKFPESKRVGRLEALLFEAKGSWEEAEKAYSSLLEDNPLDQVIHKRRVAMAKAQGNMSGAIEWLNKYLEIFMADHDAWRELAEIYSSLQMYKQAAFCYEELILSQPMVPQYHLAYADVLYTLGGLENVQTAKKYYASTIELTGGKNTRALFGICLCSAAIGQLTKGRNKDDKESPELQSLAATALERDYKQRAPDKLSLLTTALKSLKVSL